A genomic stretch from Frigoribacterium sp. PvP032 includes:
- a CDS encoding PadR family transcriptional regulator: MSSIRLFVLDSFARHGEMHGHQLKLQAEQEHVHQWTDISVGGLYGALKRLAAEGLLAPVRTEREGNFPERQVWAITDDGRTALADSRRHALETVVLRPDPFDLALTRVDPDAIDDLVGTVHERRGAVSRLLDDEIEHHRRASPWLSVAEKHAMAHREHRLRAELAWHDTLIDALPEIVADEEAGARHALTPGSSGR; encoded by the coding sequence GTGTCCTCCATCCGCCTCTTCGTGCTCGACTCGTTCGCGCGCCACGGCGAGATGCACGGACACCAGCTGAAGCTCCAGGCTGAGCAGGAGCACGTCCACCAGTGGACCGACATCTCCGTGGGCGGTCTCTACGGCGCCCTCAAGCGCCTCGCCGCCGAGGGCCTGCTCGCCCCCGTCCGCACCGAGCGCGAGGGCAACTTCCCCGAGCGTCAGGTCTGGGCGATCACCGACGACGGCCGCACGGCCCTCGCCGACTCACGCCGGCACGCCCTCGAGACCGTCGTGCTGCGACCCGATCCCTTCGACCTCGCGCTGACCCGTGTCGACCCCGACGCCATCGACGACCTCGTCGGCACCGTCCACGAACGCCGAGGAGCGGTCAGCCGCCTCCTCGACGACGAGATCGAGCACCACCGTCGCGCGAGCCCCTGGCTCTCCGTCGCCGAGAAGCACGCGATGGCGCACCGAGAGCACCGGCTCCGCGCCGAGCTCGCCTGGCACGACACGCTGATCGACGCGCTCCCCGAGATCGTCGCCGACGAGGAGGCGGGGGCCAGGCACGCGCTGACTCCCGGCTCCTCCGGTCGGTAG
- a CDS encoding MOSC domain-containing protein, translating into MPLVTAVCRVHALLDDSGSVGVTAIDKRPVDGPVPVRKLGVRGDVQASRAHHGGEDKAVYAFADEDATHFAELLGRQVLPGSFGENLRTAGLDVTGAVIGERWAVGERLVLQVTMPRTPCATFARRLGERGWVRRFQEEGRPGAYLKVVVGGEVSAGDELRVVHRPEHGVSIGECFAGLAPERAALLLSDQEASPLAPVMRGVAELAASRP; encoded by the coding sequence ATGCCCCTCGTCACCGCGGTCTGCCGCGTCCACGCCCTGCTCGACGACTCAGGCAGCGTCGGGGTCACGGCCATCGACAAGCGCCCTGTGGACGGCCCGGTGCCCGTCCGCAAGCTCGGCGTGCGAGGTGACGTCCAGGCCAGCCGTGCCCACCACGGCGGCGAGGACAAGGCCGTGTACGCCTTCGCCGACGAGGACGCCACCCACTTCGCCGAGCTCCTCGGCCGCCAGGTCCTGCCGGGCTCGTTCGGGGAGAACCTCCGCACCGCTGGCCTCGACGTCACCGGTGCCGTGATCGGCGAGAGGTGGGCCGTCGGCGAGCGCCTCGTCCTCCAGGTGACCATGCCGCGGACGCCGTGCGCCACGTTCGCGCGTCGTCTCGGCGAGCGCGGCTGGGTTCGGCGGTTCCAGGAGGAGGGCAGGCCCGGCGCCTACCTGAAGGTGGTCGTCGGCGGCGAGGTCTCGGCCGGCGACGAGCTCAGGGTCGTGCATCGCCCCGAGCACGGCGTCTCCATCGGCGAGTGCTTCGCCGGTCTCGCTCCCGAGCGCGCCGCGCTGCTGTTGAGCGATCAGGAGGCGTCGCCGCTGGCCCCCGTCATGCGCGGCGTAGCGGAGCTCGCCGCCTCGCGCCCCTGA
- a CDS encoding sugar kinase — MTDATTTSSASSPSRRPRVVTLGETMGMISSTQPGPLAHASTMQLGIGGSESNVAIGLSRLGVDAIWFGRVGDDSVGRLVAREVRAEGVDARITIDDGATTGLMIKERRTATSQNVTYYRAGSAGSRLSADDLDESAIASADVLHVTGITPALSGSAAQAVRRAADVARAAGVLVSFDVNYRRALWSTDDAAAFCREFAAGCDVLFAGEDEAAMLLGPAATASFPTGAAAGGAADAASDATAALARGLAELGPRQAVVKCGAAGAVAMVDGQLLEQRAVPIVAHDTVGAGDAFVAGYLAELAAGNDAPTRLQTAATVGAFVCLAAGDWEGLPRRSELGLLHAREAVTR; from the coding sequence ATGACGGACGCGACGACCACCTCCTCGGCCTCGAGCCCGAGCCGGCGACCCCGGGTCGTCACCCTGGGCGAGACCATGGGGATGATCTCGAGCACGCAGCCGGGGCCGCTCGCGCACGCGAGCACGATGCAGCTGGGCATCGGCGGCTCGGAGTCCAACGTCGCGATCGGCCTGAGCCGGCTCGGGGTCGACGCGATCTGGTTCGGGCGGGTCGGCGACGACTCCGTCGGACGTCTCGTCGCTCGGGAGGTACGAGCCGAGGGCGTCGACGCCCGGATCACGATCGACGACGGCGCCACGACCGGCCTGATGATCAAGGAGCGTCGGACCGCCACGTCGCAGAACGTCACTTACTACCGGGCGGGGAGTGCCGGATCGCGCCTGTCGGCCGACGATCTCGACGAGTCCGCCATCGCCTCGGCGGACGTGCTGCACGTGACCGGCATCACGCCGGCGCTCTCCGGCTCGGCTGCGCAGGCGGTCCGACGAGCCGCCGACGTCGCCCGCGCGGCGGGGGTCCTGGTGTCCTTCGACGTCAACTACCGGCGTGCCCTGTGGTCGACGGACGACGCCGCGGCGTTCTGCCGGGAGTTCGCAGCCGGCTGCGACGTCCTGTTCGCCGGCGAGGACGAGGCCGCGATGCTGCTCGGACCGGCCGCGACAGCGTCGTTCCCGACCGGCGCCGCGGCAGGCGGCGCGGCCGATGCAGCCTCCGACGCCACTGCCGCACTGGCGCGCGGCCTCGCTGAGCTCGGTCCGCGGCAGGCCGTCGTCAAGTGCGGTGCGGCCGGTGCCGTGGCGATGGTCGACGGCCAGCTCCTCGAACAGCGAGCTGTGCCGATCGTCGCCCACGACACGGTCGGGGCGGGAGACGCGTTCGTCGCGGGCTACCTCGCCGAGCTCGCGGCCGGGAACGACGCACCGACCCGCCTGCAGACCGCGGCGACGGTCGGGGCGTTCGTGTGCCTCGCCGCCGGCGACTGGGAGGGGCTGCCCCGACGGTCCGAACTGGGGCTGCTGCACGCCCGGGAGGCAGTCACGCGCTGA
- a CDS encoding bifunctional 4-hydroxy-2-oxoglutarate aldolase/2-dehydro-3-deoxy-phosphogluconate aldolase gives MTASSTSAASPPETALAAGACLEARTPASSALRESRVVAVLRAPSAAELEPVIEALVRGGIRSVELTLTTPGVLAVLPELVARFADAAEIGLGTVTTVDQALAGVDRGAAYVVTPITSTAIADAVTSRRVPFYPGGLTPTELWSSWASGATAVKLFPASTVGPGYVGQLRGPFPDMEVVPSGGIELDDVPAWIREGSLAVSLGSPLLRDAFAGGAPSALEERARRVVGLALEAGEAR, from the coding sequence ATGACCGCCAGCAGCACGTCCGCAGCTTCCCCTCCCGAGACCGCGCTCGCGGCCGGGGCCTGCCTCGAGGCCCGGACACCCGCCTCATCTGCCCTCCGGGAGTCGCGCGTCGTCGCTGTGCTCCGGGCGCCGAGCGCTGCCGAGCTCGAACCCGTGATCGAGGCGCTCGTCCGCGGAGGCATCCGCAGCGTCGAGCTGACGCTCACAACGCCAGGCGTCCTCGCCGTGCTGCCCGAGTTGGTCGCTCGATTCGCCGACGCCGCCGAGATCGGCCTAGGGACCGTCACCACGGTCGACCAGGCCCTCGCGGGCGTCGACCGGGGAGCCGCCTACGTCGTCACGCCGATCACGTCGACGGCCATCGCCGACGCAGTCACGAGCCGTCGGGTGCCCTTCTACCCCGGCGGCCTCACACCCACCGAGCTCTGGTCGAGCTGGGCGTCGGGCGCCACGGCGGTCAAGCTCTTCCCCGCCTCGACGGTCGGTCCCGGCTACGTGGGCCAGCTGCGCGGCCCGTTCCCCGACATGGAGGTCGTGCCGTCAGGCGGCATCGAGCTCGACGACGTCCCGGCGTGGATCCGCGAGGGCTCGCTCGCCGTCAGCCTCGGCAGTCCGCTCCTGCGCGACGCGTTCGCAGGAGGCGCCCCGAGCGCCCTCGAGGAACGCGCACGCCGTGTCGTCGGGTTGGCCCTCGAGGCCGGGGAGGCGCGATGA
- a CDS encoding type IV toxin-antitoxin system AbiEi family antitoxin domain-containing protein, giving the protein MHTADLIDLVTDAGGFATRRQLRRAGADDRDLTRAVRSGDLHRPRLGWYSNLPLDDDRVTAVRVGGRLTGSSALFHLGGWMWARPRTVCVSVPPHAARLRQCRRARVVWDPVAVRERGGVAVVSVVDALVRAVLDEDFEIAVALCDWALHQGRISADEFAGVVARLPADARGVADWVDADSESILESVVRTRLRRAGFHVTSQVPVGFGRHTDLVVNGVLGVETDGRKWHADRFDADVSKDMETFIRRRIPVHLSYELITEHWDTVSAAIEAAVLMHRDGTAAGPVQPARIRERDGGSAGGARSRTRAPAGSAERRSAYGRSRPGRRWRLPMRRPDEVGHSWPHQHVLAATPRPPSRSRRRTASGHTGHDHRTVAKGSR; this is encoded by the coding sequence ATGCACACCGCCGACCTCATCGACCTCGTCACCGACGCAGGAGGATTCGCCACCCGACGGCAGCTCCGCCGAGCCGGCGCCGACGATCGCGACCTCACCCGTGCGGTGCGCTCAGGCGACCTGCACCGTCCGCGGCTCGGCTGGTACAGCAACCTGCCCCTCGACGACGACCGCGTCACGGCCGTCCGGGTCGGCGGGCGGCTCACGGGTTCGTCCGCCCTGTTCCACCTCGGCGGCTGGATGTGGGCGCGGCCTCGAACGGTCTGCGTCTCCGTCCCGCCCCACGCCGCGAGACTCCGCCAGTGTCGACGCGCACGGGTCGTGTGGGATCCGGTCGCTGTCCGCGAGCGGGGCGGCGTGGCCGTCGTCTCCGTCGTCGACGCTCTCGTCAGGGCGGTCCTCGACGAGGACTTCGAGATCGCCGTCGCGCTCTGCGACTGGGCCCTTCACCAGGGGCGCATCTCGGCTGACGAGTTCGCGGGGGTCGTCGCCCGTCTGCCCGCGGACGCCCGAGGCGTCGCCGACTGGGTCGACGCCGACAGCGAGAGCATCCTCGAGAGCGTCGTGCGGACCAGGCTCCGAAGGGCGGGTTTCCACGTCACGTCGCAGGTGCCCGTCGGCTTCGGCCGACACACGGACCTGGTCGTCAACGGTGTTCTCGGCGTCGAGACCGACGGACGGAAGTGGCACGCCGACCGCTTCGACGCGGACGTCAGCAAGGACATGGAGACGTTCATCCGCCGACGAATCCCCGTCCACCTGAGCTACGAGCTGATCACGGAGCACTGGGACACGGTCTCGGCCGCGATCGAGGCGGCGGTCTTGATGCACCGTGACGGGACCGCGGCGGGGCCGGTGCAGCCTGCGCGCATCCGGGAACGCGACGGCGGCTCCGCGGGTGGGGCCCGGAGCCGCACCCGAGCACCCGCGGGCTCGGCCGAGCGCCGATCTGCGTACGGACGCTCGCGGCCCGGTCGCCGTTGGCGGCTCCCGATGCGCCGACCCGACGAGGTGGGGCACAGCTGGCCACACCAGCACGTGCTGGCAGCGACGCCGCGTCCGCCGAGCCGGTCCAGGCGCAGGACCGCCTCCGGTCATACTGGTCATGACCACCGCACCGTCGCGAAGGGCTCACGATGA
- a CDS encoding D-isomer specific 2-hydroxyacid dehydrogenase family protein, with protein sequence MTDIAVTVLPSADQRGGGGDVWGVGPAERAVEAAGARAVELGDETRMIVVGGRVDQSELRRAIDEHPDVAVVQLPSAGVDSYVDTMRATRRDGLVFTSAKGAYSAPVAEHALALTLATLRALQLRARATSWEHEQRGISLNGSRVLIIGAGGIGTELMRLLGPFDVEVTMVVRTPRDVPGAVRTITSEHLAEVLPDMDVVVVAAALTDGTAKIVGQAELEAMKRTAVLVNIARGPLVDTDALVAALAAGEIGGAGLDVVDPEPLPDGHPLWDEPLALITPHQANTNAMTEPLFQARVEENIRALADDGDLVGVVDVDAGY encoded by the coding sequence ATGACCGACATCGCCGTGACCGTCCTCCCCTCCGCCGACCAGCGGGGAGGTGGCGGCGACGTCTGGGGCGTGGGGCCTGCTGAACGTGCCGTCGAGGCGGCCGGGGCCAGAGCCGTCGAGCTCGGCGACGAGACGCGCATGATCGTGGTCGGCGGCCGTGTCGACCAGAGCGAGCTGCGCCGGGCGATCGACGAGCACCCCGACGTCGCGGTCGTGCAGCTGCCGAGTGCGGGCGTCGACTCGTACGTCGACACGATGCGGGCCACCCGCCGCGACGGCCTCGTCTTCACGAGCGCGAAGGGGGCGTACAGCGCGCCGGTGGCGGAGCACGCGCTCGCGCTGACCCTGGCGACCCTGCGCGCGCTGCAGCTGCGTGCCAGGGCGACCTCGTGGGAACACGAGCAGCGCGGCATCTCGCTGAACGGGTCGCGTGTGCTGATCATCGGGGCGGGCGGCATCGGCACCGAGCTGATGCGGCTCCTCGGCCCGTTCGACGTCGAGGTCACGATGGTCGTCCGCACGCCCCGCGACGTACCGGGCGCGGTCCGCACGATCACCTCCGAGCACCTCGCCGAGGTGCTGCCCGACATGGACGTCGTCGTGGTCGCGGCCGCCCTCACCGACGGCACCGCGAAGATCGTGGGCCAGGCCGAGCTCGAGGCGATGAAGCGCACGGCGGTGCTGGTCAACATCGCCCGCGGCCCGCTCGTCGACACCGACGCGCTCGTGGCGGCGCTCGCCGCGGGTGAGATCGGAGGCGCCGGCCTCGACGTGGTCGATCCCGAGCCCCTGCCCGACGGGCACCCCCTGTGGGACGAGCCCCTCGCGCTCATCACACCGCACCAGGCGAACACGAACGCGATGACCGAGCCGCTGTTCCAGGCTCGCGTCGAGGAGAACATCCGGGCCCTCGCCGACGACGGTGACCTCGTCGGCGTCGTGGACGTCGACGCCGGGTACTGA
- a CDS encoding NADPH-dependent FMN reductase gives MTTVLVLVGSLRGGSTNKQLAEAAVLNAPDGVTLSVYDGIAHLPFYNEDIDVDGARPEAAVAFRNALSAADAVLVVTPEHNGTIPAVLKNAIDWASRPYGESQISGKPLAVIGSAFGQFGGVWAQDETRKSFGIAGAKVLEDVTLAIPGSVVRFAEVHPKDDAEVVAQLAEVVSAVVESTRSDAA, from the coding sequence ATGACCACCGTCCTCGTCCTCGTCGGCAGCCTCCGCGGCGGATCCACCAACAAGCAGCTCGCCGAGGCGGCGGTGCTGAACGCACCCGACGGCGTCACGCTGAGCGTCTACGACGGCATCGCCCACCTGCCGTTCTACAACGAGGACATCGACGTCGACGGGGCCCGTCCGGAGGCGGCGGTCGCCTTCCGCAACGCGCTCAGCGCTGCCGACGCCGTGCTCGTCGTCACGCCCGAGCACAACGGCACCATCCCCGCCGTGCTCAAGAACGCCATCGACTGGGCGTCGCGTCCCTACGGCGAGAGCCAGATCTCGGGCAAGCCCCTCGCCGTGATCGGCAGCGCGTTCGGCCAGTTCGGCGGCGTGTGGGCGCAGGACGAGACCCGGAAGTCGTTCGGCATCGCCGGCGCGAAGGTCCTCGAGGACGTCACCCTGGCCATCCCCGGCTCGGTCGTCCGCTTCGCCGAGGTGCACCCCAAGGACGACGCCGAGGTCGTCGCGCAGCTCGCCGAGGTCGTGTCCGCCGTCGTGGAGTCGACGCGCAGCGACGCCGCGTAG
- a CDS encoding manganese efflux pump MntP family protein: MSFWALLFIALGVSADAFAVALGKGLHMRQFSVRGAAVIAVTFGLFQAAMPLAGWLLGTAFAGYIADFDHWIAFGLLSLIGAKMLWEAFTKGDDDEDDVDRISTRELLLLAVATSIDALAVGVTLAFLPVSIGWAVLLIGVTTTVLTFAGVLVGHRVGARFGKPAEIAGGVVLIVIGTSILLEHLGVLA, translated from the coding sequence GTGAGCTTCTGGGCCCTCCTCTTCATCGCCCTCGGCGTCTCCGCCGACGCCTTCGCCGTCGCCCTCGGCAAGGGCCTGCACATGCGCCAGTTCTCGGTGCGCGGGGCAGCGGTCATCGCCGTGACCTTCGGTCTCTTCCAGGCGGCCATGCCCCTCGCGGGCTGGCTGCTCGGCACTGCCTTCGCCGGCTACATCGCCGACTTCGACCACTGGATCGCCTTCGGCCTGCTGAGCCTCATCGGCGCGAAGATGCTCTGGGAGGCGTTCACGAAGGGCGACGACGACGAGGACGACGTCGACCGGATCTCGACCCGTGAGCTGCTCCTCCTCGCCGTCGCGACGAGCATCGACGCGCTAGCAGTCGGCGTGACCCTGGCGTTCCTGCCGGTCTCGATCGGCTGGGCCGTGCTGCTGATCGGCGTGACGACGACCGTGCTCACCTTCGCCGGCGTGCTCGTCGGCCACCGGGTCGGGGCCCGCTTCGGCAAGCCGGCCGAGATCGCAGGCGGCGTCGTCCTGATCGTCATCGGCACGAGCATCCTGCTCGAGCACCTCGGGGTCCTGGCCTAG
- a CDS encoding PRC-barrel domain-containing protein produces MFEAENLRDWIGLPVVDPAGDKIGQLESVYFDTSSDSPSFATVQAGLVGKKLLFVPLDGAVVAPKHVKVQFDKKLVKDAPSIDTDGELEASQEADVFAHYGLPYALGAGGERRLGRR; encoded by the coding sequence ATGTTCGAAGCGGAGAACCTGCGCGACTGGATCGGCCTGCCGGTCGTCGACCCGGCCGGCGACAAGATCGGGCAGCTCGAGAGCGTCTACTTCGACACGTCGTCGGACAGCCCGTCCTTCGCGACGGTCCAGGCCGGCCTCGTCGGCAAGAAGCTGCTCTTCGTGCCGCTCGACGGCGCGGTCGTCGCGCCGAAGCACGTCAAGGTCCAGTTCGACAAGAAGCTCGTCAAGGACGCCCCGTCCATCGACACCGACGGCGAGCTCGAGGCCTCGCAGGAGGCGGACGTCTTCGCCCACTACGGCCTCCCCTACGCGCTGGGCGCCGGCGGAGAGCGCCGACTCGGCCGCCGCTGA